A single genomic interval of Zingiber officinale cultivar Zhangliang chromosome 4A, Zo_v1.1, whole genome shotgun sequence harbors:
- the LOC121970046 gene encoding scarecrow-like protein 27: protein MRAFPFHVRRKGGSEAAERVLEAKRAFFSANNGSKLGIQEGGEPRSVLDRRSPSPPTSTATVSSSLGGSGSSDNAGVAAVSESAAGEGGGGGAGWKEEWAAELHPVPADLDLGFNASGAKCGLGVDDWETILSEDSAISPVREQTFLGWIMGDADHPTSARLKQHLFAHSPPDFDVNNGGFGLGILDPGNGSIEDVGTFVAANSVGGDFPFPSSNSWVSPPSTVTSIKETPIFPTNDSQLISPPLPPAGNFASLFSLPPGIYLPDPLEDKLQLFGSSFLFNHQSAAPNPSFFLRVGQAEKQQLSHLLIPTQPKLPFLASGGSSDFFPRQQLEQQQQNPGFSPPQLQQRSVKPKLSVSGDDAATPVAAQQLQQALVDLLIEAAKMVEVRNFVGAHRILARLNHQLPSPSGKPLLRSVFYFKEALQRILCNGPIPDLSCNASSLHQQSPLSMQFDILHKLSAYKTFSEVSPIIQFSNFTCIQALLEELCTSDCIHIIDFDIGVGGQWSSFMQELAQRRLSAANPVRMLKMTVIVSNYVQDNLELHLVRDNLAHFASDLNIPFELHFHSLESSDTMELHVTGGDAVAVNLPIGSGNLPLPSILRLVKQLSPKIVVSVDHGWDWSDLSFSQHFLHTFQSSMVLMDSIDATGTNQDMTAKIEKFLLQPRIESSILGRYLAPVKILPWRTLFTTSGFIPIQLSSFMETQADCLLKRVQVRGFHVEKRQATLNLYWQRKELVSVSAWRC, encoded by the coding sequence ATGAGGGCATTTCCCTTTCATGTCCGGAGGAAAGGGGGCTCAGAAGCCGCGGAAAGAGTATTAGAGGCAAAGCGAGCTTTTTTCTCAGCGAATAACGGGTCAAAGCTAGGGATTCAAGAGGGAGGGGAACCAAGATCGGTGCTTGATCGCAGGAGCCCTAGCCCTCCCACCTCCACAGCCACAGTGTCTTCTTCCTTGGGCGGCTCAGGTTCATCCGACAACGCCGGAGTGGCGGCGGTCTCCGAGTCCGCTGCAGGGGAGGGCGGCGGCGGTGGTGCAGGCTGGAAGGAAGAGTGGGCGGCCGAGCTGCACCCGGTACCAGCCGACCTTGACCTGGGCTTCAACGCGAGTGGTGCAAAATGCGGCCTTGGAGTCGACGACTGGGAGACGATTCTCTCCGAGGATTCCGCCATCTCCCCCGTCCGCGAGCAGACTTTTCTCGGTTGGATCATGGGCGATGCCGACCACCCTACCTCAGCCCGTCTGAAGCAGCATCTCTTCGCTCATAGTCCGCCGGATTTCGATGTAAATAATGGCGGCTTTGGATTGGGGATTCTCGACCCAGGCAACGGAAGCATTGAAGACGTGGGTACTTTCGTCGCCGCCAACAGTGTTGGAGGCGACTTTCCATTCCCGAGTAGTAACAGCTGGGTATCGCCGCCGTCCACCGTCACCAGCATCAAAGAGACCCCCATTTTCCCCACAAACGATAGTCAGCTAATCTCGCCGCCTCTTCCGCCGGCGGGCAACTTCGCCTCGCTGTTCTCTTTGCCACCGGGAATATACTTGCCGGACCCTTTGGAGGATAAGCTGCAGCTATTTGGCTCAAGCTTTCTCTTCAATCATCAATCCGCCGCCCCTAATCCGTCCTTCTTTCTCAGAGTAGGGCAGGCAGAGAAGCAGCAGCTGTCTCACCTCCTCATCCCTACACAACCGAAGCTCCCTTTTCTTGCATCTGGCGGTAGCTCGGACTTCTTCCCTAGGCAGCAACTCGAGCAGCAACAGCAAAATCCAGGATTTTCTCCGCCTCAGCTCCAACAAAGGTCGGTGAAACCCAAATTGTCAGTTTCCGGTGATGATGCGGCAACACCTGTAGCGGCGCAGCAGCTACAACAGGCATTGGTTGACCTGCTTATCGAAGCTGCAAAGATGGTCGAGGTTAGAAATTTCGTTGGCGCGCACAGGATATTGGCGCGGCTCAATCACCAGCTCCCTTCCCCATCAGGGAAGCCCCTTCTCCGCTCTGTCTTCTACTTCAAGGAGGCACTGCAACGTATACTCTGTAACGGGCCTATTCCTGATCTCTCTTGCAATGCATCCTCCCTTCATCAGCAGAGTCCATTGTCGATGCAATTCGACATTTTGCACAAGCTCAGTGCCTACAAGACATTCTCCGAAGTCTCTCCCATCATCCAATTCTCCAACTTTACCTGCATTCAAGCGCTCTTGGAAGAGCTTTGTACCTCCGACTGCATCCACATCATAGACTTCGACATTGGAGTTGGTGGACAATGGTCTTCCTTCATGCAGGAGCTAGCACAGCGACGCCTCTCTGCTGCAAATCCAGTGCGAATGCTGAAAATGACAGTGATCGTTTCTAATTATGTCCAGGACAATCTGGAGCTCCACCTTGTACGGGACAATCTCGCCCATTTTGCAAGTGATCTTAATATTCCCTTTGAATTACACTTCCATAGTCTGGAATCATCTGATACCATGGAGCTCCATGTAACTGGAGGTGATGCTGTTGCTGTGAACCTCCCTATAGGCTCTGGAAACCTTCCCTTACCATCCATTCTCCGCCTCGTCAAGCAACTCTCCCCGAAGATTGTCGTCTCAGTCGACCATGGTTGGGATTGGAGTGACTTGTCATTCTCGCAGCATTTCCTTCATACTTTTCAGTCCTCCATGGTGCTTATGGATTCCATCGATGCCACTGGGACTAACCAAGATATGACAGCCAAAATTGAGAAGTTTCTGCTTCAACCAAGGATAGAAAGTTCTATTCTCGGGCGATATCTTGCTCCCGTCAAGATACTTCCCTGGAGAACACTCTTTACTACCTCTGGTTTTATCCCTATTCAACTCAGCAGTTTCATGGAGACACAGGCCGACTGCCTTTTGAAGAGAGTGCAGGTGAGAGGGTTTCATGTGGAGAAGCGTCAAGCGACTCTTAACCTCTACTGGCAACGCAAGGAGCTCGTCTCAGTGTCAGCTTGGAGGTGCTGA